A genome region from Micromonospora inyonensis includes the following:
- a CDS encoding bifunctional metallophosphatase/5'-nucleotidase, which translates to MRSKLVRTVVATVATTLVVLGVAPSPVQAAATEVQILGFNDFHGRLEAPSPGVGGAAQMAGMIKQLTAANDKTVVLSAGDNIGASPFISLVQKDEPTLDFLNMIGLDASSVGNHEFDRGFDDLNDRVIPRGGFPYLAANVYRGSEPAPGRLEESTVLTVGDVRIGVVGAVTVETPSLVSPAGIRGLQFKDPTTEANRVAAKLKADDKVDAVVLLVHEGSETSGTDTTACTGVANPATPFGKIVRGASANINVIISAHTHVAYNCAYDVPNLGHKRLVMQTGRYGDALDQVKLTIAGGKVTAAEGAVLPIKGYPEDPAVAKLVADAKAEADIKGKVKIGEITADIKRAVAADGAEDRGTESVLGNFIADAQLEATKADNRGGAQIAFMNPGGLRADLIKRPDGSVTFADAAAVQPFANDLVTRSYTGKEIKAALEQQWQPAGASRPFLHLGVSKGFSYVYDPNGPAGKHVIADRIFLDGKVIDPNGTYRVTVNSFLASGGDNFTAFGDGSDSFTTGDNDLTVLVDYFQAKSPVTADTVERAYTVGQPGAPVAGGGSDDGTGDGGGAGDDGPGLPITGANVVTIVVAGVILLIIGIVAFLSARRRRIRLTVE; encoded by the coding sequence TTGCGTTCCAAACTTGTCCGCACTGTCGTGGCCACGGTCGCCACGACACTGGTCGTGCTGGGCGTCGCTCCCAGCCCCGTGCAGGCTGCCGCGACCGAGGTGCAGATCCTCGGCTTCAACGACTTCCACGGCCGTCTTGAGGCACCCTCCCCAGGAGTTGGCGGCGCCGCGCAGATGGCTGGCATGATCAAGCAACTGACGGCGGCCAACGACAAGACGGTGGTCCTCTCGGCCGGGGACAACATCGGTGCCTCCCCGTTCATCTCGCTCGTGCAGAAGGACGAGCCCACGCTCGACTTCCTCAACATGATCGGGCTCGACGCATCGTCGGTAGGCAACCACGAATTCGACCGGGGCTTCGACGACCTCAACGACCGGGTCATTCCGCGCGGCGGCTTCCCGTATCTCGCGGCGAATGTCTACCGGGGCAGCGAGCCTGCTCCAGGCCGCCTGGAGGAGTCGACCGTGCTGACGGTCGGCGACGTCCGGATCGGCGTCGTCGGGGCGGTCACCGTCGAGACGCCGTCGCTGGTCTCACCCGCCGGTATCCGGGGACTGCAGTTCAAGGACCCGACCACGGAGGCGAACCGCGTCGCGGCGAAGCTGAAGGCGGACGACAAGGTCGACGCCGTCGTGCTGCTCGTGCACGAAGGCTCCGAAACCAGCGGCACCGACACCACCGCCTGCACCGGTGTGGCGAATCCGGCCACCCCGTTCGGCAAGATCGTGAGAGGTGCCAGCGCCAACATCAACGTGATCATCTCCGCGCACACCCATGTCGCGTACAACTGCGCCTACGACGTCCCGAACCTGGGACACAAGCGGCTGGTCATGCAGACCGGTCGGTACGGGGACGCGTTGGACCAGGTCAAGCTCACCATCGCCGGCGGCAAGGTGACCGCCGCCGAGGGCGCCGTCCTGCCGATCAAGGGGTACCCGGAGGACCCTGCCGTCGCGAAGCTCGTCGCCGACGCCAAGGCCGAGGCCGACATCAAGGGCAAGGTCAAGATCGGCGAGATCACTGCCGACATCAAGCGTGCCGTCGCTGCGGACGGTGCGGAGGACCGCGGCACCGAGTCGGTCCTCGGGAACTTCATCGCGGACGCCCAGTTGGAGGCGACGAAGGCCGACAACCGGGGTGGGGCGCAGATCGCCTTCATGAACCCGGGCGGCCTACGCGCCGACCTCATCAAGCGTCCGGACGGCAGTGTGACGTTCGCCGACGCCGCCGCGGTCCAGCCCTTCGCCAACGACCTCGTCACGAGGTCGTACACCGGCAAAGAGATCAAGGCAGCGCTGGAGCAGCAGTGGCAACCCGCGGGCGCATCGCGGCCCTTCCTCCACCTGGGTGTCTCGAAGGGCTTCAGCTACGTTTACGACCCGAACGGACCCGCCGGGAAGCACGTCATCGCCGACCGAATCTTCCTTGACGGCAAGGTCATCGACCCGAACGGCACCTACCGGGTGACCGTGAACTCGTTCCTGGCCTCCGGCGGTGACAACTTCACCGCCTTCGGCGACGGCAGCGACTCGTTCACCACCGGCGACAACGACCTCACCGTGCTGGTCGACTACTTCCAGGCGAAGTCGCCGGTCACCGCCGACACCGTGGAACGGGCGTACACCGTCGGCCAGCCGGGGGCCCCGGTCGCGGGCGGTGGGTCGGATGACGGCACCGGCGACGGTGGTGGGGCGGGCGACGATGGCCCTGGTCTGCCGATAACCGGCGCGAACGTGGTCACCATCGTCGTCGCAGGCGTGATTCTGCTGATCATAGGCATCGTGGCGTTCCTCTCGGCCCGGCGCCGACGGATCCGCCTAACCGTCGAATAA
- a CDS encoding adenosine deaminase — MPSYDTIVHAPKVLLHDHLDGGLRPETVVELAAEVGHVLPETDPAALGRWFVAAADSGSLERYLETFAHTVAVMQTGPALRRVARECALDLAADGVVYAEVRFAPEQHLEQNLTLDEVVDAVVAGFREGSALAAEAGNPIRVGTLLTAMRHAARSQEIAELAVRHRDTGVVGFDIAGAEAGFPPTRHLDAFEYLQRENFHFTIHAGEAFGLPSIWQAIQWCGADRLGHGVRIVDDITPGNPPVLGRLAAYVRDKRIPLELCPSSNVQTGAAASIADHPIGLLRDLRFRVTVNTDNRLMSGTSMSREMALLVDAFGYGWKELQWFTINAMKSAFIPFDERLKIIDEVIKPAYVALTATDEPSQ; from the coding sequence GTGCCCAGCTACGACACGATCGTCCATGCCCCGAAGGTCCTGCTGCACGACCACCTCGACGGCGGGTTGCGGCCGGAGACGGTCGTGGAGTTGGCGGCGGAGGTCGGTCACGTCCTACCAGAGACGGATCCAGCCGCGTTGGGGCGCTGGTTCGTGGCAGCGGCCGACTCGGGGTCGTTGGAACGTTACCTGGAGACCTTCGCGCACACCGTGGCGGTCATGCAGACCGGGCCCGCGCTGCGTCGGGTGGCCCGCGAGTGCGCGCTCGACCTGGCCGCCGACGGGGTGGTCTACGCCGAGGTGCGGTTCGCACCCGAGCAGCACCTGGAGCAGAACCTGACCCTGGACGAGGTGGTCGACGCGGTGGTCGCCGGGTTCCGGGAGGGCAGCGCCCTGGCCGCCGAGGCGGGCAACCCGATCCGAGTCGGCACGCTGCTCACCGCGATGCGGCACGCCGCCCGGTCGCAGGAGATCGCCGAGCTGGCCGTCCGGCACCGGGACACCGGGGTGGTCGGCTTCGACATCGCCGGCGCGGAGGCGGGCTTCCCGCCCACCCGGCACCTGGACGCCTTCGAGTACCTCCAGCGGGAGAACTTCCACTTCACCATCCACGCCGGCGAGGCGTTCGGCCTGCCGTCGATCTGGCAGGCGATCCAGTGGTGCGGCGCGGACCGGCTGGGGCACGGCGTCCGGATCGTCGACGACATCACGCCCGGGAACCCGCCGGTGCTGGGCCGGCTGGCCGCGTACGTCCGCGACAAGCGCATCCCGCTGGAACTCTGCCCCTCCTCGAACGTGCAGACCGGGGCGGCCGCGTCGATCGCCGACCACCCGATCGGGCTCCTGCGGGACCTGCGCTTCCGGGTCACGGTCAACACCGACAACCGACTGATGAGCGGCACCTCGATGTCGCGGGAGATGGCGCTGCTGGTGGACGCCTTCGGCTACGGCTGGAAGGAACTCCAGTGGTTCACCATCAACGCGATGAAGAGCGCCTTCATCCCGTTCGACGAGCGGCTGAAGATCATCGACGAAGTGATCAAGCCGGCATACGTCGCGCTGACGGCAACCGACGAGCCGTCACAGTAA
- a CDS encoding pyruvate formate lyase family protein yields MIDTTGVDPWRGFTGEVWRETVDVADFVRANHEPYRGDGGFLTGPTARTLDVWGVLEKLFVEERHRGILDVDASTPSTITAHAPGYIDREKELIVGLQTDAPLRRAIMPAGGLRMVEAALKAYGYQPDPRVHEIFTSHRKTHNDAVFDAYPTDVLAARRSHVITGLPDAYGRGRIIGDYRRVALYGVDRLIAERKALRAALDDRPSTDEVIRDREELAEQIRALGELKEMAASYGYDISEPAGTGREAIQWLYFAYLAATKEQNGAAMSLGRTANFVDVYLRRDLAEGRLTETGAQELVDDFVIKLRIIRFLRTPEYDQLFSGDPTWVTEALGGMGTDGRPLVTRTSFRYLQTLYNLGPAPEPNLTVLWSPQLPEGFKRFCAQVSMDTSAIQYENDDLIRPAYDDDTAIACCVSTMRVGRDMQFFGARANLAKALLYAINGGRDEITGEQVAPATPPVQGETLAYDEVLAAYDRTLDWLAETYVDALNVIHHQHDRYAYERLEMALHDHPVRRFMATGIAGLSVAVDSLAAIRYGTVKVLRDETGLAVDYVVDGEPSTYGNNDDRADSIAVWLTEAFVEKLRRQRTYRVRP; encoded by the coding sequence ATGATCGACACCACAGGGGTCGACCCGTGGCGCGGCTTCACCGGCGAGGTGTGGCGGGAGACCGTCGACGTCGCCGACTTCGTCCGGGCCAACCACGAGCCGTACCGCGGGGACGGCGGATTCCTCACCGGGCCGACCGCTCGCACGCTGGACGTCTGGGGCGTGCTGGAGAAGCTGTTCGTCGAGGAACGCCACCGTGGCATCCTCGATGTCGACGCCTCCACCCCGTCGACGATCACGGCGCACGCGCCCGGGTACATCGACCGGGAGAAGGAGCTGATCGTCGGCTTGCAGACCGACGCGCCGCTGCGCCGGGCGATCATGCCGGCCGGCGGGCTGCGGATGGTGGAGGCCGCACTCAAGGCGTACGGGTACCAGCCCGATCCGAGGGTCCACGAGATCTTCACCAGCCACCGCAAGACGCACAACGACGCGGTCTTCGACGCGTACCCGACCGACGTACTGGCTGCGCGGCGCTCGCACGTCATCACCGGGTTGCCGGACGCGTACGGGCGGGGACGCATCATCGGCGACTACCGCCGGGTGGCGTTGTACGGCGTCGACCGGCTGATCGCCGAACGGAAGGCCCTGCGGGCGGCTCTGGACGACCGGCCGTCGACCGATGAGGTCATCCGGGACCGGGAGGAACTGGCCGAGCAGATCCGCGCGCTGGGTGAGCTGAAGGAGATGGCCGCCAGCTACGGATACGACATCTCCGAGCCGGCCGGGACCGGCCGGGAGGCGATCCAATGGCTGTACTTCGCCTACCTGGCGGCGACGAAGGAGCAGAACGGCGCGGCGATGTCGCTCGGGCGGACGGCGAACTTCGTCGACGTCTACCTGCGGCGGGACCTGGCTGAGGGACGGCTGACCGAGACGGGTGCCCAGGAACTGGTCGACGACTTCGTGATCAAGCTGCGGATCATCCGGTTCCTCCGTACCCCCGAGTACGACCAGCTCTTCTCCGGCGACCCGACCTGGGTGACCGAGGCCCTCGGCGGGATGGGCACCGACGGCCGGCCGCTGGTGACGCGGACCAGCTTCCGCTACCTCCAGACCCTCTACAACCTCGGCCCGGCGCCGGAACCGAACCTGACCGTGCTCTGGTCGCCGCAGCTGCCGGAGGGGTTCAAGCGGTTCTGCGCCCAGGTGTCGATGGACACGAGTGCCATCCAGTACGAGAACGACGACCTGATCCGCCCGGCATACGACGACGACACCGCGATCGCCTGCTGTGTCTCCACGATGCGGGTGGGGCGGGACATGCAGTTCTTCGGTGCTCGGGCCAACCTCGCCAAGGCGTTGCTCTACGCGATCAACGGGGGCCGGGACGAGATCACCGGCGAGCAGGTCGCCCCGGCCACCCCGCCGGTCCAGGGCGAGACCCTGGCGTACGACGAGGTGCTCGCCGCGTACGACCGGACGCTGGACTGGCTCGCCGAGACGTACGTGGACGCGCTGAACGTGATCCACCACCAGCACGACCGGTACGCCTACGAGCGGCTGGAGATGGCGTTGCACGACCACCCGGTGCGCCGGTTCATGGCGACCGGCATCGCCGGCCTCTCCGTCGCCGTGGACAGCCTCGCCGCGATCCGGTACGGCACGGTGAAGGTGCTGCGGGACGAGACCGGGCTGGCCGTCGACTACGTCGTCGACGGCGAGCCCTCGACGTACGGCAACAACGACGACCGGGCCGACTCCATCGCGGTGTGGCTGACGGAGGCGTTCGTCGAGAAGCTGCGCCGGCAGCGCACGTACCGGGTTCGCCCGTGA